The window TTGATCGGCTTTGGTAGCAGGCTCAATCGCAATACTTACAGGTGGTTCTGGGAACTCAATGCTTTCGAGTACAATTGTATGATTTACGTCTGTTAATGTGTTACCTGTAGTCGTGTTTTTTAAACCAACGATAGCCGCAATGTCGCCAGCCGTAACTTCTTCGAGATCTTCGCGTTTGTCGGCAAACATGCGTACGATACGGCCAACACGCTCTTTCTCGCCAGTAGCGTTATTGATTACATAACTGCCGCTCTTTAAGACACCAGAATAAACTCGCACAAATATCAATTTACCTACAAATGGGTCGGTGGCAATTTTAAAGGCTAGGCCGGCAAAAGGTTCGTCATCGCTCGGCTTGCGCTCGATCTCTTCGCCTGTTTTTGGGTGAGTACCCCAGTTTGAGCCACGATCGATCGGGCTTGGTAGGTAGTCGGTCATTAGGTCGAGGACTTTTTCGACGATTACACCGCGGCCGTCACCACCAGTGGCAACATAAAACTGGCCACTCAAAGTAGCTGTACGGATAGCTTGTTTGATCTCGGCTTCGTTCAAGCCCTCTTCGCCTACTTCTAGGTAGCGTTCGAGCATGGCTTCGTCTTCGGCTACGGCATTTTCGATCAGTAAGCTACGATATTTTTTAGCCTCGTCGACCATATCGGCAGGCACTTCGGCTTCGATAAGTTCTTTGTCGGCGAACTCCTTATAGGTATAAGCCTTCATAGTGATTAAATCGACCACACCGTTGATACTTTGCTCAAAGCCAATAGGCAAATGAACAGGGAAAATTGCTTTGCTTAGACGTGCGTGCATGCTCTCAAGGCTTTTATAGAAATCACCACCAGTTTGGTTGATTTTGTTAATAAAACAGACTCGCGGTACGTTATATTTGTTCGCCTGTCTCCAAACTGTTTCTGTCTGAGCTTCGACACCCATTTTGCCATCAAATACAACTACAGCACCATCTAGCACTCGCAACGAGCGCTCAACTTCGACTGTAAAGTCGATATGGCCTGGCGTATCGATAATGTTAATCTTCTTACCTTTCCAGTAGCAGGTGACCGCAGCCGAAGTAATCGTGATTCCACGTTCGCGTTCTTGCTCCATCCAGTCGGTAGTGGTTTCACCTTCGTGGACGGCACCAATCTTATGCTTTAAGCCTGTACGGTGCAAAATGCCTTCTGTAGTGGTGGTTTTACCGGCGTCGATATGGGCAATAATGCCAACGTTGCGGACGTCTTGGAGCTGATATTTTTGTTGAGCCATGATATTTAAGATGTCTTCCCTATTATGTTACTTGTTTTTAGCCAAGAGGAGCAATACCTACAAGGCGTTTCTAGATTATCTTACACTATTGTTAGCAATAAGTTAAGACTTAAAACCAGTTACAGGTCTACGGACAATCAAGCGCATATCATCGTTAAGGCTTTCTGTATCACCTATTGCCAGAGAAAGTATTCTACCGGTTGGCAGATTGCAGAATGTCCCATAACCTAACTCTGGTGGATTCGACTGATTCTGACGATTGCAGGTAGTGTTTTTGAGCCCGTTTAAAGATGTTTCGAGTTCGAGCATGAGTGCGTGTTTTCGCCGTGCTAGTGTTTCAGGAGAAAGCAACTGTTCGACTCTTTCAGATTCCTGAACTGCGATAGCTGCCTCGTAAACTTGAGGTAACTTACAACCAACACACGCTAATAACTTTATTTTAGTCAGAACATCGCGCATTGCTTTCGGAGTCGGTGCTTCACCTATATTCATATCGTAAATAATATATCAGCTAGATTGCAAGTTTAGCAATAGTTAAACTTAATTAGGCTTTATTAAATACAGATCTTATTTTTACCACGACACTGCGAATACCTCGGGGGACAGTCGGTTGGTTTTGGAGCGCACTTACTTGCTGGCAAGTTTCTGCGTATAAGCTTCTTTCAGCACAGAGCTCTGGATGCAGCCTAGCGGCGCTTGTATTGCCGTGCATGATAGCTTGCGCCCGAACTCGACCATCACGTGCAAGTTGTTCCGAAAATCCATATGTTTCGCCTTCTCTAAAGTCGGCCAATGTAAAAACTCGGCTGGTTGCCACTCTCGCCGGACAGACAAAATTTGGCCTATTCGGGCATCTAAGTAGTGGGTCATACGCATCTTTACCTAAAAATGCAAAGTTTCCAGTCTTGAGCAGGTTAAGGTGAGTTTGTATGCCTTGCTGAAAATCTCGACTGCACGCATGGTAGCCGATGGCGTATATTAGCCTTTCACGACCATCATTATCGGTCGGATCATCAACTACTTCGCCAGTGAAAGGGTTGTACGCACACAGGCTTTTTTCGACCAATTCTCTAGCTAGCCTAAAGTAGATATCGGTTGCAGATTCACCTACGGTTTGCTTTGGTGCCGCGAAAAATACTTCACCAATATTGGTCAGTCTGTCTGATACTCTTTTGGCCATTACGACCTTGCAAAATGAGCGAAGGCGCGGTTGCTTTCGGCCATCTTATGAGTGTCTTCTTTTTTCTTGACGGCTGTACCAGTATTGTTGAAAGCATCAACGATTTCTAGGCTCAAGCGCTTAGCCATCGGGATTCCTTTGCGACCGCGTGCAGCAGCGACGAACCACATTAGGGTTAGGTGAGTTTGACGTTGGCCCTTTACCTCAAAAGGTATCTGGTAGTTGGCACCACCGACTCGACGTGACCGAGTCTCGAGACTTGGCTTAACGTTGTCGAGAGCTTTGATCAAGACTTCGAGAGGATCTTTTTCTTTTAATGTTTTGGCAGCCTGCTCCATAGCTTCGTAAACTAGCTTTTCGGCTAACTGCTTTTTACCGTGCAACATAACTTTGTTAATTAATCTTTGAACCAACACAGATTCGTACATTCGATCTGGTTTGATATCTCGGACTAGGCTTTTAGTTACTTTTCTTGGCATGGAAACTTCCTTTATTTGCGTGAAGAATTTGAGAGCGGTAATTCGTTGTATCTCTGCGGCAAGATTTACTTCTACGTACTACTTGTACGCATCCGAATCTGTGCTCGTGATCCATACAAATTACCCTTGGCTCAAATGCATCACTTTACATCAAGAAATGATGGTTATTAATGATTTCTCTATAATCAAAGATCTGGGATCTATGATCGAATAGATTATCTAGGCTCTAGATTCGACAATTCTGAGTTCTACACTAGAACTACTGAAGTTATGTCTAGGCTTAGACCCTAGCGTAAGAGCGGTTAAGCTCAAACGTCAGTCTCTAAGCTGCTGTCTCTGGATCAATCTGGGTAGTGCGCTCTGCTAACCTTGCTTCGACCACTTTTAGCTGACAGATGCCGGAGCACCTTAGGGCACTAACTCCCCTTCTGGTGTCGACATACAATGTGTTAGCGAGTTGCTGCTTGGCTTCGGCGGAAATAGTCGGTGCGAAAGAGCACTGTTCTCCGGTATCCGGGCAAACCCCAAGTAAATAGGCTGTATTAGCGTTTGTGACTGCAATTGGTCCGGATTCGCGCGACATCTAGGCTTTCTTGGCGCCGTATTTACTACGAGCACTTTTACGATCGGAAACACCCTGAAGATCTAGGTGACCACGCACAACGTGGTAGCGGACACCCGGCAAATCTGGCACACGACCACCACGGATCATCACTACGGCGTGCTCTTGTAGGTTGTGGCCTTCGCCAGGGATGTAGGCCCAGACTTCGTGACCATTGACTAGTCGGACTCGGGCAACTTTGCGGAGGGCTGAGTTTGGTTTTTTAGGAGTTTTTGTAGTTACTTTTACGCAAACACCTCGTTTGAATGGTGCCGACTTTTCGTAAACAGTTGTTGTTAAACTGTTGGTAACCCGATGAAGTGCGGGTGATTTTGACTTAGCTTTAGTGGCCTTTCTTGGCTTTCGAACTAACTGATTGATCGTAGGCACGCTAATATGTCTCCTGCTTAATTTGTTTGATTGTCATTCGATTGCCTATCTTAACATTGAGACTATGCATTGTCAACCTCTGTCATATTGGCAAACTCTAATTCAGACTCTTCGGGCTGAACACCTGTTCCAACTGGTATTTTACGTCCCAAAATCACGTTTTCTTTTAAGCCTCTTAGGTGGTCAATCTTGCCACTTGTAGCTGCGCTAATCAGAACTCTAGTTGTGTCTTGGAAACTAGCTGCCGATAAGAAGCTGTCGCTCCAAGTACTAACCTTAGTAATTCCAAGCAGTAACTGGTTAAACTGAGCTGGCTGCTTGTTGTGCGCGACTAGTTCGGCATTGGCTGCTACAACCGCAGCTTTGCTGACAATATCACCATTTACAAACTCTGTGTCACCGGCTTCTTCGATCTGAACTCGGCTAAACATTTGGCGGATAACTACCTCTAAATGTTTATCGGATACGTGTCGACCTTGGAGTGCAAACACACGACTAATTTCGGTCAAGATATAGCGTTGAGTGGCCTCGACACCTTTAAGCGCCATTAATTCTTGGAGATTAATCGAACCGCTAGTCAGTCGATCACCAGCCTCTACAGAGTCACCTTCGCTTACTAGTACCTGCTTGAATCCTGGGATTTCATAGCGGGCAGTGCTTTCGGTGCTTGGAGTAAGAATCAGTTTGTCTTTGGCTACTTCGACCAATCCGCTGGCAGGTGCAGTTAATGGTCGCTCGCCTTTTTTATCACTAGCGATGACATCACCAGCTAGTACGGTGCTACCACTAGCAACTTGAGCTTTTCGACCTTCTAAAGCGACCTCGACTGGTTGAACATCTGCGCCAGTCACCTGGACTACATAATGATCGCCATCTTCCCAGACTTTTACCTTACCCGAAACCTGACTTAAGTAAGCCATACCTTTTGGTGCGCGGGCTTCAAACAACTCTTCGACACGATTTAGTCCAGTCGAAGTTTCATCGGATATGCTAGCTGCACCACCGGTGTGTTTAGAGTCTAGAGACAGCTGTGTACCTGGCTCACCAATACTCTGGGCGGCAATCACACCTACAGGGTGATTAATCGCTACTAAGTGACCGGTTGCTGGGTCGATTCCATAGCTTTTTGCAGGGATTCCATTTAGATTTGGAGTCGAAAGTACGCTCTGAATTCTAACAGTCTTGATATTTTCATCTTCGTGGATGGCATCGGCCATTTCTTTTGTTACTAGATCACCATGCTTGCCATGACCTTTAACGTCTTCGGCAAGGTAACGGCCAACTAATCGACTACCGAACATAATACCTATGTCTTCGGAGTCTGAGCGGTACATTGGGAAACCTTTGTCGTCAAGGCTGTCGTCTTCGATTGTAAAGACATCCTGGCTAACGTCGACTAGACGGCGTGTCAGGTAGCCTGAGTCTGCGGTACGTAGGGCGATATCAACCAGTGTCTTACGTGCACCACGTGTTGAAATGAAATATTCCAATGTTGGCAAACCATGTAAGAAGTTGCCATTAACAGGCAGCTCAATGGCTCGGCCAGTAGTATCTGCAAGCACGCCAACAGAGCCGGCGACCGATTTTACCTGTCCAGCGTTACCACGAGCACCAGATAATACAGCCACAGACATAGCTGTATCTGTCTTACTGAACTGTTCGGTCACGATTGCTTGAATCTGGTTGTTGATATCAAACCAGTTATCAACCGTTAAGCGATAGCGTTCGTCGTCGGTAATGAAGCCATGTTCGTACTGTTCGGAAATTTTGGCTGTTTTCTCGGCACCTTCTTTTAGTTTTGCGTCGACACCTTCGATTTCTGGGAAGTCGCCCATACCCATCGATAGTCCGGAGCGAGTGGCATATTCAAATGCCATGTTTTTTAGATCGTCGGCAATTTTTGCAGTAGTTTCAGAGCCATACATATCGTAAACAAGTGCCATAACTTTCTGGATGTTCTTCTTGTTCATCACCTCATTTTGATATGGGAAATCTTCTGGGAATAGCTCGTTGAACAGCACCCGACCAAGTGTAGTTTCATGAACTTGACCACGGAATCGTATAGTAATTGGCGACTGCCATTGGATTATTTCTTGATCTCTGGCAAAAATTGCTTCTTCGATACTCGAGTAAGCACGTCGCTTATGTTCAGGATATTTATCGTAGGTCATGTAATATGCGCCTAGAACGATATCTTGTTCGATGTGTAAGATTGGTGAGCTGTCGGCTGGGTGAAGCAAGTTCTTGCTAGCAACCATTAACTCACGGGCTTCTTTCTGGGCAGCGTCGGATAGTGGTAGGTGAACAGCCATCTGGTCACCATCGAAGTCAGCGTTGAAGCCTTTGCAGACTAGCGGATGGAGCTGAACGGCTTTACCTTCGACCAAACGAGGCCGGAAAGCCTGGACACTCAAACGGTGCAAGCTCGGTGCGCGGTTAAGCAGTACATATTTGCCTTCGATTACGGCGTCTAGGGCGTCCCAAACTTCGGTTTCGCCTGATTCAATCATTCGAGTTGCACTCCGAATGTTGTGCGCTTGCTCTAGTTCGATCAATCGACCGATTACAAATGGCTTGAAGAGTTCTAGGGCCATCATCTTAGGCAGACCGCATTCATCCATACGCAGTTCTGGGCCAGCTACAATTACTGAACGACCAGAGTAGTCAACACGCTTACCGAGTAAGTTTTGGCGGAAACGACCTTGTTTACCTTTAAGTAGGTCGGCTAAACTCTTGAGCTTACGGCGCTGACCGTTGGTGCTAACCGAGCGTCCAGCTCGCGAAGCGTTGTTGTCGATCAATGCATCGACTGCTTCCTGAAGCATACGCATTTCGTTGCGACGAATAACTTCTGGGGCCTTAAGCTCGTTGAGTTTCTTGAGACGATTGTTACGGTTAATTACGCGGCGGTAAAGATCGTTAAGGTCACTGGTGGCAAATCGTCCACCGGTTAGTTGAACCATCGGACGTAGATCGGGTGGGATGACTGGCAAAACTGTTAAGCACATGTCGACAGGGGAAATACCAGCGCGTTTCATACTCTCGAGTGTTCGGAGTCGCTTAAGAATCTTTTTCTTGCGTTGGCCTTTTGTGGTTTCGGCTTCGGCACTTAAATCTGTAATCAGTTGATCAACATCAATACTTTCAAGCAGTCCTTTTATGGCTTCGCCACCCATAGAAACTTCGATTAGCTCGGCATACTCGTCTGGTAATTTGCGATAATCAGTCTCGTTGATCATTGCGTGAAGCTGCAAGCTGTTTAGCTGTTCGCGAGCAACTTCGAAGTTTTCGGCTAACTCGTCGAGCTCTTTGGTGCGGGCTTCGGCTAATGCCTTCACGTCTGCGTCTTCGGCTTCGGCAGCTTTTTCGTAGCGAATTTTAACAGCAGCTTGGGCGGCTTCGTACTCGGCTTCTACGTCGGCCAACATAGAATCGCGCTTTTCCAGATCGACTTTTAAGATCAAATATGAGGCAAAATAAACAATTCGCTCTAAGTTTTTAACTGTCATATTGGTGATTTGACCAATCGCACTTGGCGTACCTCGCAAGAACCAGATATGTGTAACTGGTGCAGCTAAAGTAATATGCCCCATTCGTTCGCGACGGACAATCGACTTTGTGACTAGTTCGCCGTTTTTATCGACAGCTGCTTCACGTGAACGGATGCCTTTGTATTTGCTGTCGTTTGGATTGATATCTTTAACTGGTCCAAAAATCTTTTCGCAGAATAGACCATCCTTTTCTGGTTTTTGGGTCCGGTAGTTGATGGTTTCAGGTTTAAGCACCTCGCCATGCGACCAGTCTAAGATGTTGTTTGCACTAGCAACTGCTAAGCGGACGGCGTCGAAGTCGGAAAAACTTGTGCCTTGCGTAACGTTTCTCATTTTACGCCTCCTCACTTTCATCTATTAGTTCATCATTCTCATACAAAATGTCGTCTGGGTCTTCGAGATTGTCGTCGCTAATCTCCGACTCTTCAGAAAACTCTTCACTAACCATTTCTTCGGTTAGGTCGAGACTACTATTTTTGTCTTCGGGCACCTCAACCTCGATTTTTTCCTCGGCCATTTCTTCGATGTGTTCTTCGAGAATGTCTTCGGCATCGATTTGGTGGTTAGTTTCGGCATCGACTAAATCGACCTTCAAACCTAGACCTTGAAGTTCTTTAACCAAAACGTTAAAGCTTTCTGGGACTTTTGGTCCAACGATATCGGTACTCTTAATGATAGCTTCGTAGGCTTTAGCCCGACCAAAGACATCGTCTGACTTGAGGGTAAGCATTTCTTGTAGTGTATTCGCGGCACCATAAGCCTCTAGAGCCCAAACTTCCATTTCTCCAAAGCGCTGACCACCATTTTGGGCTTTACCGCCGAGTGGCTGTTGGGTGACCATGGTGTATGGACCTGTGCTACGAGCATGGATCTTATCGTTAACCATGTGGTTTAGCTTGAATATATGCATGATACCAACGGTTGTGCGCTCTTTAAACGGCACTCCGGTGCGTCCGTCGTAGAGTTGTTGTTTGCCATCATCAGGTAGTCCTGCTTCTTTGAGTAGTTCTCGAACCTTTTGGTTGCTTACGCCGTTAAAGGCTGGCGAGCTAACATGAATACCTAAGGCGTGTGCTGCCATACCCAAGTGAGCTTCGAATAGCTGTCCGATGTTCATACGTGAAGGCACGCCGAGCGGGTTTAGTAAGATATCGACTGGTGTTCCATCTTCACTAAATGGCATATCGGCTTGTGGCAGGACTCGAGCAATCACACCCTTGTTACCATGTCGACCAGCCAATTTGTCGCCAATCTGGACTTTACGCATCTGGGCCACAAACACTTGAATTTGCATCAGAACGCCAGCTTTTAGTTCGTGACCATGTTCTTTACTAAAGATTCGGATTCCAACTACTTTACCGTGTTTACCGGTTGGCATACGTCGGCTTGTATCGCGAACATCTTTGGCTTTTTCGCCAAATATGGCCCGCAGCAATCTCTCTTCGCTAGATAGTTCTTGTTCACCTTTTGGAGTAATTTTACCGACAAGAATGTCGCCGGCGTGAACTTCGGCACCAATTCTAACAATACCGTCTTCGTCGAGGTGACGTAATGCATCTTCTGAAACATTTGGTATGTCGCGTGTAATTACCTCAGGACCAAGCTTTGTTTCACGAACTTCGACCATGTGATCTGTAATATTTACGCTGGTCAATTCGTCTTGTTGAACTAACCTATCGGAAATAATGATAGCGTCTTCGAAGTTATAGCCGCTCCAAGGCATGAATGCAATCAAGGCATCTTTGCCTAAGGCAAGTTCACCTTCGCTAATCGAGGTACCTTCGATCAGGACATCTCCGGCACTAACTTTTTGGCCATTGTTAACAACTACTCGTTGAGTCATAGCCGTACTGTCGTTGCTACGAATAAAGTGTTCTGGGTAGTAATGAGCTTTGCGGTCTTTATATTCAACCACTACTTCATCGGCAGTCGACTTACTAACCACACCAGCGGCTTCGGCATAGATAACTTGGCCTGAGTTTTGGGCAATTTCGTGTTCCAGACCAGAGCCAACAATCGCTGCTTTTGGTTTGATTAGAGGTACGGCCTGACGAGCTTGGTTTGAGCCAGTCAAGCTACGCAACACGTAGTCTTTCTCAATAAACGGAATTAGACCAGCGCTGGTACCAACAATCTGATCCCTGGCTGCGTCGAGGTGAGTAATTTCTTCGATATCGTACTCTCCAGCAACTCCGGCTTTACGTCCGCTTACACGGCTCGAGATAAAATGACCATCTTCGTCAAAATCACTACCTGCACCGGCAATTACCGACTCGAGTTCGCGGTCGGCGTCTAGATACTCAACTTCTTGAGTTACGACTGGTACGATAGGCCAAGTTTTCTGTGATTTAACAGTTTCGAGTTGTTTTGCATCGGCACCGGTGATTTTTGCACCAGCTTTAACGATTACTTTACCTTTTTCGTCTTCTAGATTGACACGGGCGGTTTTACCAACTGCTTCTTTGGGGGTAACATTGCTAATTACTTTAATGTATGGCGTTTCTAAGAATCCGTATTCGTTTGCTCGGGCATACATAGCCATATTCAATACCAAACCAATGTTTGGACCTTCTGGTGTTTCGACTGGGCAGATACGACCGTAGTGAGTAGTGTGGGCGTCACGCACCTCAAAACCAGCGCGTTCACGGCTTAAGCCGCCTGGGCCCATTGAACTCAATCGTCGCTTGTGTGCAAGCTCAGACAGTGGGTTGACTTGATCCATGAACTGCGACAACTGCGAACTTGCGAAGAATTCTCGCACTGCAGCCACTACTGGTCGAGCGTTGACTAATTGACCAGGTGTAACAGTTTCGATTTCGCACATAGACATGCGATCTTTCGTGTTGCGTTCCATGCGCAATAATCCAACTCGAAACTGTCGCTGGACTAGTTCGCCAACCATTTTAATGCGTCGATTCGACAAGCTATCGATATCGTCGGCATGCTCTTGGGTATTGTTCAATCTAATAACTTCGGCGATGATTGCAATTAGATCTTCCATACGAAGAATACGATTTTCGGATGTATTTGAAACTTCTAGATTTAAACGCTTATTAACTTTGTAGCGACCCACACGGCTAAAATCAAACCGTTTAGGGCTAAAGAACATCGATTCGAGCATACCTCGAGCATTCTCGATAGTCGCAAGATCACCTGGACGGAGGCGTCGGTACACTTCAATTAACGATTCGTTGGCACCACGAGCGACATCTTTTTCGAGTGTTGACTCTAGATAATCAATCGTACCCTGGTTAACGTGCTTAAAAGCCTCTTTCATGTCTGCATCAGACATACCTAGGGCACGTAGCAGTGTCGTAACAGCAACTTTACGACGACGATCGATCTTAACGAAAATTGCGTTGTTGTTGGCGGTTTCAAATTCTAACCATGCACCTCGTCCCGGAATAACCTTTGCACCATAATAGTTGGTACTGCCAACTCGATTACCCGAGAAGAAGACACCAGGGCTTCGGACTAGCTGGCTAACAACTACACGTTCGGCACCATTGACAACAAAAGTTCCCCGT of the Candidatus Nomurabacteria bacterium genome contains:
- the rpoC gene encoding DNA-directed RNA polymerase subunit beta', with translation MRNVTQGTSFSDFDAVRLAVASANNILDWSHGEVLKPETINYRTQKPEKDGLFCEKIFGPVKDINPNDSKYKGIRSREAAVDKNGELVTKSIVRRERMGHITLAAPVTHIWFLRGTPSAIGQITNMTVKNLERIVYFASYLILKVDLEKRDSMLADVEAEYEAAQAAVKIRYEKAAEAEDADVKALAEARTKELDELAENFEVAREQLNSLQLHAMINETDYRKLPDEYAELIEVSMGGEAIKGLLESIDVDQLITDLSAEAETTKGQRKKKILKRLRTLESMKRAGISPVDMCLTVLPVIPPDLRPMVQLTGGRFATSDLNDLYRRVINRNNRLKKLNELKAPEVIRRNEMRMLQEAVDALIDNNASRAGRSVSTNGQRRKLKSLADLLKGKQGRFRQNLLGKRVDYSGRSVIVAGPELRMDECGLPKMMALELFKPFVIGRLIELEQAHNIRSATRMIESGETEVWDALDAVIEGKYVLLNRAPSLHRLSVQAFRPRLVEGKAVQLHPLVCKGFNADFDGDQMAVHLPLSDAAQKEARELMVASKNLLHPADSSPILHIEQDIVLGAYYMTYDKYPEHKRRAYSSIEEAIFARDQEIIQWQSPITIRFRGQVHETTLGRVLFNELFPEDFPYQNEVMNKKNIQKVMALVYDMYGSETTAKIADDLKNMAFEYATRSGLSMGMGDFPEIEGVDAKLKEGAEKTAKISEQYEHGFITDDERYRLTVDNWFDINNQIQAIVTEQFSKTDTAMSVAVLSGARGNAGQVKSVAGSVGVLADTTGRAIELPVNGNFLHGLPTLEYFISTRGARKTLVDIALRTADSGYLTRRLVDVSQDVFTIEDDSLDDKGFPMYRSDSEDIGIMFGSRLVGRYLAEDVKGHGKHGDLVTKEMADAIHEDENIKTVRIQSVLSTPNLNGIPAKSYGIDPATGHLVAINHPVGVIAAQSIGEPGTQLSLDSKHTGGAASISDETSTGLNRVEELFEARAPKGMAYLSQVSGKVKVWEDGDHYVVQVTGADVQPVEVALEGRKAQVASGSTVLAGDVIASDKKGERPLTAPASGLVEVAKDKLILTPSTESTARYEIPGFKQVLVSEGDSVEAGDRLTSGSINLQELMALKGVEATQRYILTEISRVFALQGRHVSDKHLEVVIRQMFSRVQIEEAGDTEFVNGDIVSKAAVVAANAELVAHNKQPAQFNQLLLGITKVSTWSDSFLSAASFQDTTRVLISAATSGKIDHLRGLKENVILGRKIPVGTGVQPEESELEFANMTEVDNA
- the fusA gene encoding elongation factor G, giving the protein MAQQKYQLQDVRNVGIIAHIDAGKTTTTEGILHRTGLKHKIGAVHEGETTTDWMEQERERGITITSAAVTCYWKGKKINIIDTPGHIDFTVEVERSLRVLDGAVVVFDGKMGVEAQTETVWRQANKYNVPRVCFINKINQTGGDFYKSLESMHARLSKAIFPVHLPIGFEQSINGVVDLITMKAYTYKEFADKELIEAEVPADMVDEAKKYRSLLIENAVAEDEAMLERYLEVGEEGLNEAEIKQAIRTATLSGQFYVATGGDGRGVIVEKVLDLMTDYLPSPIDRGSNWGTHPKTGEEIERKPSDDEPFAGLAFKIATDPFVGKLIFVRVYSGVLKSGSYVINNATGEKERVGRIVRMFADKREDLEEVTAGDIAAIVGLKNTTTGNTLTDVNHTIVLESIEFPEPPVSIAIEPATKADQEKMSNALQRLAEEDPTFRVSVDDETNQTIISGMGELHLEILVDRMKREFGVVANIGQPQVAYRETIKKSGSEAQGKFVRQSGGRGQYGDVWIRLDAQEAGAGFEFVDAIKGGVVPNEYISAVKAGVQEAMTSGVVAGYPMVDIKATLYDGSYHEVDSSEMAFKIAGSMGFQAAAKLANPILLEPIMKVEVVTPEEFMGDVIGDINSRRGRVEAMDDRFGAKVVDAYVPLAEMFGYTTDLRSMTQGRAASSMELHNYQEVPGNVAEAIVAKNSRKN
- the rpsL gene encoding 30S ribosomal protein S12, which translates into the protein MPTINQLVRKPRKATKAKSKSPALHRVTNSLTTTVYEKSAPFKRGVCVKVTTKTPKKPNSALRKVARVRLVNGHEVWAYIPGEGHNLQEHAVVMIRGGRVPDLPGVRYHVVRGHLDLQGVSDRKSARSKYGAKKA
- a CDS encoding DNA-directed RNA polymerase subunit beta — protein: MAKATTANKTASNASAQTNTRVSYGAPSMINLPNLINHQNNSFQWFVEEGLGELFAELDVIEDYTGEKLNLRFKSYRFDEPKMTDKQARDNNSSYEASLKAVVELTNKVTGEVKEQEIYMGDYPWMTQRGTFVVNGAERVVVSQLVRSPGVFFSGNRVGSTNYYGAKVIPGRGAWLEFETANNNAIFVKIDRRRKVAVTTLLRALGMSDADMKEAFKHVNQGTIDYLESTLEKDVARGANESLIEVYRRLRPGDLATIENARGMLESMFFSPKRFDFSRVGRYKVNKRLNLEVSNTSENRILRMEDLIAIIAEVIRLNNTQEHADDIDSLSNRRIKMVGELVQRQFRVGLLRMERNTKDRMSMCEIETVTPGQLVNARPVVAAVREFFASSQLSQFMDQVNPLSELAHKRRLSSMGPGGLSRERAGFEVRDAHTTHYGRICPVETPEGPNIGLVLNMAMYARANEYGFLETPYIKVISNVTPKEAVGKTARVNLEDEKGKVIVKAGAKITGADAKQLETVKSQKTWPIVPVVTQEVEYLDADRELESVIAGAGSDFDEDGHFISSRVSGRKAGVAGEYDIEEITHLDAARDQIVGTSAGLIPFIEKDYVLRSLTGSNQARQAVPLIKPKAAIVGSGLEHEIAQNSGQVIYAEAAGVVSKSTADEVVVEYKDRKAHYYPEHFIRSNDSTAMTQRVVVNNGQKVSAGDVLIEGTSISEGELALGKDALIAFMPWSGYNFEDAIIISDRLVQQDELTSVNITDHMVEVRETKLGPEVITRDIPNVSEDALRHLDEDGIVRIGAEVHAGDILVGKITPKGEQELSSEERLLRAIFGEKAKDVRDTSRRMPTGKHGKVVGIRIFSKEHGHELKAGVLMQIQVFVAQMRKVQIGDKLAGRHGNKGVIARVLPQADMPFSEDGTPVDILLNPLGVPSRMNIGQLFEAHLGMAAHALGIHVSSPAFNGVSNQKVRELLKEAGLPDDGKQQLYDGRTGVPFKERTTVGIMHIFKLNHMVNDKIHARSTGPYTMVTQQPLGGKAQNGGQRFGEMEVWALEAYGAANTLQEMLTLKSDDVFGRAKAYEAIIKSTDIVGPKVPESFNVLVKELQGLGLKVDLVDAETNHQIDAEDILEEHIEEMAEEKIEVEVPEDKNSSLDLTEEMVSEEFSEESEISDDNLEDPDDILYENDELIDESEEA
- the rpsG gene encoding 30S ribosomal protein S7 — translated: MPRKVTKSLVRDIKPDRMYESVLVQRLINKVMLHGKKQLAEKLVYEAMEQAAKTLKEKDPLEVLIKALDNVKPSLETRSRRVGGANYQIPFEVKGQRQTHLTLMWFVAAARGRKGIPMAKRLSLEIVDAFNNTGTAVKKKEDTHKMAESNRAFAHFARS